In Humulus lupulus chromosome 7, drHumLupu1.1, whole genome shotgun sequence, the following are encoded in one genomic region:
- the LOC133790815 gene encoding FRIGIDA-like protein 4a: MSTTIDKSPSELQSSSDPNNPQIRKAFNFLKAHASAVASFTLQWQDLEDHLQSINNSIQSKLDEIQQSQKPQNTQLPKTKKSEPSSQKEHLSSTLQPLIDSKETKLNTTDSQLNTPKTQVKPDESLPAKVGANGIPVRDGKSLMDYLKKNLKEHESIREDVRHALKGLKDSGKVVLDAIKGFYPPGLKTGVVDPELSALRRSSVLLLEELINVRPLINGRVKEEASKLSSVWKSKMNLEMVNSMEVWGFLLLLNGYGLAGEYNMDEILNLVGTVVQRKQAPEMFRSLGFSDKASDFIQKLISQDKLIEAIRFIYTFELVDKFPPVPLLKAHLQEAKKVANSILKNSYNSSKLKDDAANKEIAAMRSVIRCVEDYKLESEFSPENLKEQIESLRKQKRERAPPTHSALAAKAQMQQQQSGQKRTLHDSKTQMKRQDNRSKHPRTVPTAGALNYSGRAPTTVQLHHRSAGGYEGERTDYLLKSDRMAAASNVSSRAAALQAMHHSAEGLFEGEGAEYYLSARMPTSGVNAAAPAPNPSFGASSNIYSIEASRYQPTASYTGQGTEYSSRYYNLARSILDLHTNLPSGSHGLTSSPPVTQQTNLAGGNYSLSNSNPETHHMSSAHYGLAGSGASTAHMNSSADLYGISVGTSGRRTEQFGSTGAVQAAAGITSNVSPHSNLAYYPGDPPLRAATYNDRPASSSSGYEMLSNRPYVFHL; encoded by the exons ATGTCAACCACCATAGACAAAAGCCCGTCGGAACTTCAATCGTCTTCGGACCCTAATAACCCACAAATCCGCAAAGCCTTCAACTTCCTTAAGGCCCACGCCTCCGCCGTCGCCAGTTTCACCCTCCAATGGCAAGACCTCGAGGACCATCTCCAATCCATAAACAACTCAATCCAATCCAAACTCGACGAAATTCAACAATCACAAAAGCCCCAAAATACCCAATTGCCCAAAACCAAAAAATCCGAACCTAGTTCCCAGAAAGAACATTTGAGCTCAACCCTTCAACCCCTAATTGATTCCAAAGAAACCAAGTTGAATACAACAGATTCCCAATTGAATACCCCGAAAACCCAAGTCAAACCCGATGAATCGTTGCCTGCGAAAGTGGGTGCCAATGGGATTCCTGTACGTGATGGGAAATCTTTGATGGATTATCTGAAGAAGAATTTGAAAGAGCATGAATCGATACGTGAAGATGTTAGACATGCGCTTAAGGGTTTGAAAGATTCTGGGAAAGTAGTTTTGGATGCCATTAAAGGGTTTTATCCACCGGGATTGAAAACGGGAGTTGTTGATCCCGAGCTCAGTGCTTTGAGGAGAAGTAGTGTGCTTTTGTTGGAGGAGTTGATAAATGTGAGACCTTTGATAAATGGTCGAGTTAAAGAAGAGGCATCTAAACTTTCTTCTGTTTGGAAGTCGAAGATGAATCTGGAAATGGTGAATTCTATGGAGGTTTGGGGGTTCTTGCTGCTTTTGAATGGTTATGGGTTGGCTGGGGAGTACAATATGGATGAGATTTTGAATCTTGTTGGCACTGTTGTGCAGCGTAAGCAGGCTCCTGAGATGTTTCGGTCTCTTGGTTTCTCTGATAAAGCCTCTG ATTTtatccaaaaacttatttctcaAGATAAGCTGATTGAGGCTATCAGATTCATTTATACATTTGAGTTGGTTGACAAGTTCCCACCAGTACCCCTTCTTAAGGCCCATTTGCAGGAGGCCAAGAAGGTTGCTAACTctattttgaaaaacagttatAACTCTTCCAAACTGAAG GATGATGCGGCAAATAAAGAAATAGCTGCAATGAGAAGTGTAATAAGATGCGTTGAAGATTATAAGCTAGAATCTGAGTTCTCTCCTGAGAATCTTAAAGAACAAATTGAGAGTCTGAGAAAGcaaaagagagagagagcacCACCAACGCATTCTGCTCTTGCTGCCAAAGCTCAGATGCAGCAGCAGCAGAGCGGACAGAAACGTACACTACATGATTCTAAAACCCAAATGAAAAGGCAGGATAACAGAAGTAAGCATCCACGAACAGTTCCAACTGCTGGCGCTCTAAACTATTCTGGCAGAGCACCAACCACAGTCCAGTTGCATCACCGTTCAGCCGGTGGGTATGAAGGTGAAAGAACAGATTACTTGTTAAAATCAGACAGAATGGCCGCAGCATCGAATGTCTCTAGTAGAGCAGCTGCACTCCAAGCAATGCATCACAGTGCAGAAGGCTTGTTTGAGGGTGAAGGCGCAGAATACTATTTATCAGCTAGAATGCCGACATCAGGGGTTaatgctgctgctcctgctccaAATCCATCTTTTGGTGCCTCGTCAAACATTTACTCCATTGAAGCGTCTCGCTATCAGCCAACAGCTTCATACACTGGCCAGGGGACTGAGTACTCTTCCCGGTACTACAATTTGGCCCGCTCCATCCTCGATTTACATACAAACTTACCATCTGGATCCCATGGTTTGACGAGTTCACCACCTGTGACCCAGCAGACAAACTTGGCCGGTGGAAACTATAGTTTATCGAATTCTAACCCTGAGACTCATCATATGAGCTCTGCTCATTATGGATTAGCAGGCTCTGGAGCTAGCACTGCACATATGAACTCGTCAGCTGACCTGTATGGAATTAGTGTAGGCACAAGTGGGAGGAGGACTGAGCAGTTCGGATCTACAGGAGCAGTTCAAGCTGCTGCTGGCATCACTTCCAATGTAAGCCCACATAGTAATCTGGCTTATTATCCTGGGGATCCTCCTCTGCGGGCAGCTACTTACAATGACAGGCCAGCTTCTTCCAGCAGTGGTTATGAAATGCTGTCTAATCGACCTTATGTGTTTCACCTTTAG
- the LOC133790816 gene encoding sodium/hydrogen exchanger 2, which yields MTVGLSFVVSKLQMLSTSDHASVVSMNLFVALLCACIVIGHLLEENRWMNESITALVIGLCTGVVILLISGGKSSHLLVFSEDLFFIYLLPPIIFNAGFQVKKKQFFKNFITIVLFGAVGTLISCTIITLGATQLFKKIGIDSLDIGDYLAIGAIFAATDSVCTLQVLNQDETPLLYSLVFGEGVVNDATSVVLFNAIQNFDLTHIDSKTALQFLGNFLYLFAASTLLGVLTGLLSAYVIKKLYFGRHSTDREVALMILMAYLSYMLAELLNLSGILTVFFCGIVMSHYTWHNVTESSRITTKHAFATLSFVAEIFIFLYVGMDALDIEKWRFVSDSPGKSVAVSSIMLGLVLVGRAAFVFPLSFLSNLSKKSQHEKLSIRQQVVIWWAGLMRGAVSMALAYNQFTRSGHTQLRVNALMITSTITVVLVSTMVFGMMTKPLISFLLPNPKHTTSMTLSDPSTPKSFTAPLLGSAQDSDFGVIDVPRPNSIRALLATPTHTVHRYWRKFDDAFMRPVFGGRGFVPFVPGSPTERREPQWQ from the exons ATGACTGTTGGGTTGAGCTTTGTGGTCTCAAAGTTGCAGATGTTATCTACTTCCGATCATGCCTCGGTGGTCTCTATGAACCTCTTTGTGGCACTTCTTTGTGCTTGTATTGTAATTGGTCATCTTCTGGAGGAGAATCGATGGATGAATGAGTCAATCACAGCCCTTGTGATT GGTCTGTGTACTGGAGTTGTTATTTTGTTGATTAGCGGGGGAAAGAGCTCGCATCTTCTTGTTTTTAGTGAAGATCTCTTCTTTATTTATCTTCTGCCTCCTATTATATTCAATGCCGG GTTTCAAGTGAAAAAGAAGCAGTTCTTCAAAAACTTTATAACTATCGTGCTTTTTGGTGCGGTTGGTACATTAATATCCTGCACCATCATAACACTAG GTGCTACACAACTTTTCAAGAAGATTGGTATTGATTCCCTGGATATAGGGGATTATTTAG CTATTGGTGCTATTTTTGCTGCAACAGATTCTGTGTGTACGTTGCAG GTACTTAACCAGGATGAGACACCTTTACTCTACAGTCTTGTCTTTGGAGAGGGTGTCGTCAATGATGCTACATCAGTGGTGCTTTTCAATGCAATTCAGAACTTTGATCTTACTCATATTGATTCGAAAACTGCTTTGCAATTCCTTGGAAATTTCCTATATTTGTTTGCTGCAAGCACTCTTCTAGGAGTGTTA ACTGGGCTACTTAGTGCTTACGTTATCAAAAAGCTCTATTTTGGCAG gCACTCGACAGATCGTGAGGTTGCCCTTATGATACTCATGGCATACCTTTCGTACATGCTAGCAGAA TTGTTAAATTTGAGTGGCATCCTCACTGTTTTCTTTTGTGGGATTGTTATGTCGCATTACACATGGCATAATGTGACAGAGAGCTCAAGAATAACTACCAA GCATGCATTTGCAACCTTGTCGTTTGTTGCTGAGATTTTTATCTTCCTTTATGTTGGTATGGATGCCTTGGACATTGAAAAATGGAGATTTGTAAGTGATAG CCCTGGAAAATCAGTGGCGGTGAGTTCAATAATGCTGGGTTTGGTTCTTGTTGGAAGAGCAGCATTCGTGTTCCCCTTATCCTTCCTGTCTAACTTATCCAAAAAGTCTCAACATGAAAAACTTAGCATAAGGCAGCAA GTGGTCATATGGTGGGCTGGGCTCATGAGAGGTGCTGTATCTATGGCACTTGCTTATAATCAG TTTACTAGGTCAGGACATACTCAACTGAGAGTGAATGCACTTATGATCACCAGCACAATAACAGTTGTTCTTGTCAGCACTATG GTATTTGGTATGATGACTAAGCCTCTTATAAGTTTCTTGCTACCAAATCCGAAACATACCACTAGCATGACCCTATCGGATCCCTCTACTCCAAAATCATTCACTGCACCACTTCTTGGAAGTGCACAGGATTCTGATTTTGGTGTCATTGACGTGCCCCGACCAAATAGTATACGTGCTCTTCTGGCAACTCCAACACACACCGTCCATCGCTATTGGCGTAAGTTTGATGATGCCTTCATGCGTCCGGTGTTTGGTGGCCGTGGTTTTGTTCCTTTTGTTCCTGGTTCCCCAACAGAACGAAGAGAGCCTCAATGGCAATGA